The genomic stretch GCGTTTGGCTTGCAGTGCATTGAGTGCGGCATAGTGCGGCATCTGGCTCCAGTAAATCCCGCGAACATATTCACGCCAACCTAATATCTGCCGCACAAACCCCTCTATTTGCGCCAGAGAAATGCCATCTTGATTGTGTCGATAAGCCGAGATCGCGGTGTTGATTACTTCTGTAGGAGAGATCAATTTGCTGTTTAAGGCAAAGGAGAGGCGGCTGTGATAGAGGCTCCAAGAAGCCGTATGTTGGTGGATCATGGCATCTTGAAATCGGCCAAAATAGGGTAGGCAGATTTGGCAAAAGTGTGCCAGTAACGTCAATGCTTGTGAGCGATTGATTGGCCAGAGTAGCGGTGTTTGTGCTTCTCCAATACAATGCACCTGGTGTCGCTCTAGCCGCTGAAGAATGGTGTCAACAGGATTGGCAAACATCAGCGGTGTTGGAAGTGCATCTCGATCCTTGTCCGAGAGTTTGTTTCGATTGTCCGCGTCGTAGTTCCATTTTCCTCCCAACGGTTTTTGCTGATCATCCAACAAGACGTTATGTTGCTTACGCATTTGGCGATAAAAATGCTCCATCAAAGGGGGTTTCGCTTGGGAAAATCGCGCTTCGATTTCATCAAAAGGGAGAATGAAGTGTTCGCTATCGACACAAGTAATGGTTGTACCTGGTATGGATAGATTTTGGAGTTGCTGTAAAAGACGATATTCGTCAGGACGTTGATAGTCAAAATGAGTGATTTGGTGTTGCTGGCAGAGAGCCGTAATCCAGTCTGTCAGTGTGGCTCGTTGACACGACTCATCAAGATCGATGTAGCGGACAAGATGACCTTGTTGTTGCAGAGTCACCGAAAAATGCGCCATCGCCGCAAAAAAAGCGCACACTTTTTGTACGTGATGGCGAACATAATCGGTTTCTTGTTTAAGTTCGATGATCAGATATAAGGTGTCATCGCTCACCTGATCGAACCAAGTGTGCTGCGCATTGAGTTGGTCGCCTAAAATGAGTCGTAGCCGAGTGAATGTCATCTTCTTCTCGCGAGTGTTTTTGCTGTTGTATACGATTTGCTGTTGCATACGAAGCGTGGCGAAAAACGATCAAACTGGCGCTATGCTTAATTCGGCAATGTTTTGCAATACTCTCTCGGAGAGAGTCCAAAGCGCTGACGAAAGCGTTGACTGAATTTATCTGGCGATTGGTATCCGCACATCAATGACAACTCTGCGGTTTTACGGTGGCCTTGCTGCATCAGGCTTAGCGCATGGCTAAGCCGTACTTTTGACAATACTTCACGATATTGAGTGCCTTCCTCTTTTAAACGGCGGATCAAGGTCGCTTTGCTGATGGCAAAGTGCTGACAAGCGTCTTCAATTTGATGATCTTTACTCGGCTGTTGGGCGATAAACTCACTAAGCTTTTGCTCAAAGCTTTGGCCCTGTGGCGCAAACATCAAGTGCAGTACCCCTCGTTCTGCTAATTGCTGATAGAGCCCATACAGCCAGAACGTGAGTGTCTCTGCACTCAAATCGCCAAGCGGCAGTCCGGCCAGCAAATTCAACGTATGGTTGAGGGCTTTATCACAGCGAACCACAGGGTGATGAAGGGTGAGATGTGGTGTGGTCGTGCCATTACGTTCACTCAACGACATCATTTCTGACGTGGGTGATAGAGAGAAGCAAAATTGACGAGATGAAAACTGCCCGGCGTGAGGAAGATTCTCGAAATGGAGTGCATGATTGGCACGGCACAGCAACAGGCTGTGAGCATCAATATCCAAGGTGGTTTCTTGCCAATAAAGGCGCTTACTGCCAGTGGTAATTTGGATAATGCTGGGAGTGAGAATCGCCACATTGCGCAATGCTTGCGTGTGAACACCACGATAGTAGGCAAGTTGCATCAATGATTTCATTGTCACTCCCATACGAATTATCGAACGTAAGTTGCGGTTAACGTTGCTTTATCTAACGCCATTGCGTTGAGCATAAAACCCACTAGAGCGGGTGAGCTGTTGCTATCTAAGTCTAACTTGGCTTCAGGTAATGCCCAAACGGTAAATTGATAGCGGTGCATGCCATCACCCTCTGGCGGACAAACGCCGCCGAATCCTTTTGCGCCATAGTCGTTACGGATCTCCGTTGCGCCTACTTTCTTGAGGTCAACGCCACGCGGTAATTCCGATACATTGGCTGGGATATCAATGGTAGACCAATGCCACCAACCACTGCCTGTTGGGGCATCTGGGTCGTACGCTGTGATGGCAAAACTTTTGGTGCCTTTAGGCGCGTTTTGCCAGCTTAGTTGAGGGGAAAGATTATCGCCGCTACAACCAAATCCTGTAAATTCAAAGGTTTTCGCCATGCGTTGCCCTTCCATAATGTCATGGCTAGTGAGGCTAAAATCGCCAGCATAGCTGGTGGATGCGGCAACAGAGCTAAGCAGTAGTAGTGCGATAGATGAGTATTTCATGCTGATGTTCTCCTAATGGTGTATGAGAACCATTGTAAGAACCTCAGGATAGTTTTCTCGCTTGAAAGTGTCACCGTTTTTAATATTTACTTGTAAATGATTCTTTTGGTCTGTTTTTCTGGTTTTTATGTAACGGTGTGATGCTGCGTCGTTTGATGCTCACACGGTGCGCGGAGCACCAATGCGAGCTAGAACAACCCCTCTGCTTGTAAGCGAAGCAGCTCTTTAAGTGCGATCTTATCCACCTCGGTCGCTGGGGCGAAGTCAGTGACTTTGCTCCAAAAGACAGTGTCCGCTTCGTGGCTTTGGATCTCGCCTTGCCATTGGGTCACCACATAATAGTGCAGCAGCTGCAGCTCAGAGGTCGGATGGTAGAGCGAGCAGAGATAGTGATACGCCAACGCATCAACGCCAAGCTCTTCGCTGATCTCTCTTAATAGCGTTTGTGTTTGGCTTTCTCCGGTTTCCATATGCCCGCCGGGAATGGCTACCATATCAGGGTCGCAGCGCTTTTCCTTGCTGCGCTGTTCAAGCAATACCTTGTCTTCATCAATCAATAAAAAGGAGACGCATGGATGTACAGGGGGCATGTTTTTACTCACTGCTTCGGTTGTTACAAGCTCTGTATGACAGAGAGTCGAAGGCTTATAAAAACAGAGAAATGGCGAAACGACGAAAAGTTTGTTGTTAAACTGTGCGGCTTTTCACTGTGTTTGTGAGGCA from Vibrio vulnificus NBRC 15645 = ATCC 27562 encodes the following:
- a CDS encoding cryptochrome/photolyase family protein, with amino-acid sequence MTFTRLRLILGDQLNAQHTWFDQVSDDTLYLIIELKQETDYVRHHVQKVCAFFAAMAHFSVTLQQQGHLVRYIDLDESCQRATLTDWITALCQQHQITHFDYQRPDEYRLLQQLQNLSIPGTTITCVDSEHFILPFDEIEARFSQAKPPLMEHFYRQMRKQHNVLLDDQQKPLGGKWNYDADNRNKLSDKDRDALPTPLMFANPVDTILQRLERHQVHCIGEAQTPLLWPINRSQALTLLAHFCQICLPYFGRFQDAMIHQHTASWSLYHSRLSFALNSKLISPTEVINTAISAYRHNQDGISLAQIEGFVRQILGWREYVRGIYWSQMPHYAALNALQAKRTLPSYFWTGETNMACMRAAISQSLTFAYAHHIQRLMVTGNFALLAGCDPDEVEQWYLGIYIDAIEWVEMPNTRGMALHADGGIVGTKPYAASGAYINKMSDYCKQCHYHVKQRSGQDACPMNSLYWHFIDRHQNRFLRNPRMALMVKNWQNQADDEKARILATANAYLERLDSL
- a CDS encoding helix-turn-helix transcriptional regulator; protein product: MKSLMQLAYYRGVHTQALRNVAILTPSIIQITTGSKRLYWQETTLDIDAHSLLLCRANHALHFENLPHAGQFSSRQFCFSLSPTSEMMSLSERNGTTTPHLTLHHPVVRCDKALNHTLNLLAGLPLGDLSAETLTFWLYGLYQQLAERGVLHLMFAPQGQSFEQKLSEFIAQQPSKDHQIEDACQHFAISKATLIRRLKEEGTQYREVLSKVRLSHALSLMQQGHRKTAELSLMCGYQSPDKFSQRFRQRFGLSPREYCKTLPN
- a CDS encoding YbhB/YbcL family Raf kinase inhibitor-like protein translates to MKYSSIALLLLSSVAASTSYAGDFSLTSHDIMEGQRMAKTFEFTGFGCSGDNLSPQLSWQNAPKGTKSFAITAYDPDAPTGSGWWHWSTIDIPANVSELPRGVDLKKVGATEIRNDYGAKGFGGVCPPEGDGMHRYQFTVWALPEAKLDLDSNSSPALVGFMLNAMALDKATLTATYVR
- a CDS encoding NUDIX hydrolase gives rise to the protein MPPVHPCVSFLLIDEDKVLLEQRSKEKRCDPDMVAIPGGHMETGESQTQTLLREISEELGVDALAYHYLCSLYHPTSELQLLHYYVVTQWQGEIQSHEADTVFWSKVTDFAPATEVDKIALKELLRLQAEGLF